One window of Aliarcobacter lanthieri genomic DNA carries:
- a CDS encoding phosphatidylglycerophosphatase A: MNFRRFFLTVGYSGLSPKAPGTVGSFVSLILGVFLLDFLHSSSLFLLSLLITVIAIKQIDIYEKEIGIHDSSEIVIDELAGMWIALSICGINSENIFILAPLAFIFFRIFDIWKPSIIGKIDKDVKGGLGVMGDDVIAGIFAGICTAGVWQLMDKMIL, from the coding sequence ATGAACTTTAGAAGATTTTTTTTAACTGTCGGATATAGTGGACTTAGTCCAAAAGCACCAGGAACTGTTGGAAGTTTTGTTTCTCTTATATTAGGTGTATTTTTACTAGATTTTTTGCATAGTTCATCATTATTTTTACTATCTTTACTTATAACAGTTATTGCTATAAAACAAATTGATATTTATGAAAAAGAGATAGGAATTCATGATAGTAGTGAAATAGTTATAGATGAACTTGCTGGAATGTGGATAGCTTTATCTATTTGTGGAATAAATAGTGAGAATATATTTATTTTAGCACCACTTGCATTTATATTTTTTAGAATTTTTGATATTTGGAAACCTTCAATTATTGGAAAAATTGATAAAGATGTAAAAGGTGGTTTAGGTGTAATGGGAGATGATGTTATTGCAGGAATTTTTGCAGGAATCTGTACAGCAGGAGTTTGGC
- a CDS encoding response regulator transcription factor produces MNILIIENEIYLAQKIVSRLLDDGHSCDYVEQVNIENLTKDYDIVLLSTSLPSAITKSIIKRYASNSIILLLVSYISDETVTNPIKDGAKDYMMKPFLMDELLRKIYHYKDCRSMRRELQVLRDYYNFTMSSIDTSDVLLPLSFPLLIETNFQTYADKLVFEMSNKLDLPIKFISLNSSTWQKQLSTINDKSIIYLTDYHVLKKNIKDQLLKQIADRNCVICTLEPDEDFIYKKLVFNNDNKTLDNTQIMSINDYVKMMVTTYQNRYPDTELSKRLGISRKSLWEKRKKLDIDKKK; encoded by the coding sequence ATGAATATATTAATTATTGAAAATGAAATTTATTTAGCACAAAAGATTGTATCAAGATTACTTGATGATGGACATAGCTGTGATTATGTTGAACAAGTAAATATTGAAAATCTTACAAAAGATTATGATATTGTTTTACTATCAACTTCACTTCCAAGTGCAATTACAAAAAGTATTATAAAAAGATATGCTTCTAATTCAATTATACTTCTCCTAGTATCTTATATCTCAGATGAAACAGTAACAAATCCCATTAAAGATGGTGCAAAAGATTATATGATGAAACCATTTTTAATGGATGAACTTTTAAGAAAAATCTATCATTATAAAGATTGTAGAAGTATGAGAAGAGAACTTCAAGTTTTAAGAGACTATTATAATTTTACAATGAGTAGTATAGATACAAGTGATGTTTTACTGCCTTTATCTTTTCCTCTTCTAATAGAAACAAATTTCCAAACTTACGCAGACAAACTTGTTTTTGAAATGTCAAATAAACTAGATTTACCTATAAAATTTATTTCTTTGAACTCTTCTACATGGCAAAAACAACTTTCAACAATCAATGATAAATCTATAATATATCTTACAGATTATCATGTTCTAAAAAAGAATATAAAAGATCAACTTTTAAAGCAAATAGCAGATAGAAATTGTGTAATATGTACATTAGAACCAGATGAAGATTTTATATATAAAAAATTAGTGTTTAACAATGACAATAAAACTCTTGATAATACTCAAATAATGTCTATTAATGATTATGTTAAAATGATGGTAACCACTTATCAAAACAGGTATCCAGATACTGAATTATCTAAAAGATTAGGTATATCAAGAAAGTCTCTTTGGGAAAAGAGAAAAAAACTAGATATTGATAAAAAGAAGTAA
- a CDS encoding bifunctional 2-C-methyl-D-erythritol 4-phosphate cytidylyltransferase/2-C-methyl-D-erythritol 2,4-cyclodiphosphate synthase encodes MIDVTLVILCAGNSTRFERMCKKQWLRIENEPLWLNVTKRLSGYSNFSKIIIVSHKDELRYMQNFIDDYIFIEGGDTRQNSINNALKQVDTEYVMISDVARACIKESIVLDLLNNKNKASCIVPVLDVSDTVVFEQNTINRDQVKLIQTPQLSNTEILKKALKTSKEFTDESTAIKELGEQVLYIKGSIDSKKITFGDEIKEIPCLAKPVNNFFTGTGFDIHAFEENKEMFLGGIKLPYEFGFKAHSDGDVLIHSVIDAILGAIGAGDIGEFFPDTDDRYKNIDSKVLLEHIINFVYNVGYEIVNIDVTIIAQKPKINPFKMEIKSSMAKLLRLEKQFVNIKATTAEKLGFIGRAEGVAVQSIATLKYYDWTQR; translated from the coding sequence TTGATAGATGTTACCTTAGTAATTTTATGTGCTGGAAATTCTACAAGATTTGAAAGAATGTGTAAAAAACAGTGGTTACGAATAGAGAATGAACCATTGTGGTTAAATGTTACAAAAAGATTAAGTGGTTACTCAAATTTCTCTAAAATAATTATTGTTTCACATAAAGATGAGCTAAGATATATGCAAAATTTTATAGATGACTATATTTTTATTGAAGGTGGAGATACTAGACAGAATTCTATAAACAATGCTTTAAAACAAGTTGATACTGAATATGTAATGATAAGTGATGTAGCGAGAGCTTGTATTAAAGAAAGTATAGTTTTAGATCTATTAAACAATAAAAATAAAGCTTCTTGTATCGTTCCTGTTTTAGATGTTAGTGATACAGTTGTATTTGAACAAAATACTATAAATCGTGATCAAGTAAAACTTATACAAACTCCCCAATTATCAAATACTGAAATTTTAAAAAAAGCTCTAAAAACTTCTAAAGAATTTACTGATGAAAGCACTGCTATAAAAGAACTTGGTGAGCAAGTACTATATATCAAAGGTAGCATTGATAGTAAAAAGATTACTTTTGGTGATGAGATTAAAGAGATTCCTTGTTTAGCAAAACCAGTAAACAATTTTTTTACAGGAACTGGTTTTGATATTCATGCTTTTGAAGAAAACAAAGAAATGTTTTTAGGAGGAATAAAACTTCCATATGAATTTGGATTTAAAGCTCATAGTGATGGAGATGTTTTGATACATTCTGTTATAGATGCTATTTTAGGTGCTATTGGTGCTGGAGATATTGGAGAATTTTTTCCAGATACAGATGACCGATATAAAAATATAGATTCAAAAGTACTTTTAGAGCATATTATAAATTTTGTTTATAATGTTGGGTATGAAATTGTAAATATTGATGTAACAATAATTGCTCAAAAACCAAAGATAAATCCATTTAAAATGGAAATTAAATCATCTATGGCAAAACTTTTGAGACTTGAAAAGCAATTTGTAAATATAAAAGCAACAACTGCTGAGAAACTTGGCTTTATAGGGAGAGCAGAAGGAGTTGCAGTACAAAGTATTGCTACACTAAAATATTATGATTGGACACAAAGATGA
- a CDS encoding HDOD domain-containing protein, whose protein sequence is MIKSLTKYIHNIPKLPDIIIELDSFRKSQNKNSKQLTMIIKKDKNLHQDILKVMDFNIFDFDTKPKNITNFIAFTNLEFVTTLATALIITKSINLNLFSYAVTTDDFLYSNTLAMRITDIWINKIDKKLKNELLLPAFLQGLSKPIISLAISENKLTERFLNDISTSKSLNLSEEKFTGYKTGRITANILKNWGLSYNIILPIAFTHDLVNCPKEFRLKSIILNIIDNICNLREPLSDKNIHIALEDLALFDFDIELFLTSIDEIKNIIKKDY, encoded by the coding sequence ATGATAAAAAGTTTAACAAAGTATATTCATAATATTCCAAAACTTCCAGATATTATTATAGAACTAGATAGTTTTAGAAAGTCTCAAAATAAAAACTCTAAACAACTAACAATGATTATAAAAAAAGATAAAAATCTGCATCAAGATATTCTTAAAGTTATGGATTTTAATATTTTTGATTTTGATACAAAACCAAAAAATATTACAAACTTTATTGCTTTTACAAATCTAGAGTTTGTTACTACTTTAGCAACTGCTCTTATAATTACAAAGAGTATAAACTTAAATTTATTCTCTTATGCAGTTACAACAGATGATTTCTTATATTCAAATACATTAGCAATGAGAATTACAGATATTTGGATAAATAAAATTGATAAAAAATTAAAAAATGAACTTCTACTTCCAGCCTTTTTACAAGGACTTTCAAAGCCAATAATCTCTTTAGCAATTAGTGAAAATAAATTAACTGAAAGATTTTTAAATGATATTTCAACTAGTAAGAGTTTAAATTTAAGTGAAGAAAAATTTACTGGTTATAAAACAGGAAGAATAACAGCAAATATTCTAAAGAATTGGGGTTTAAGCTACAACATCATACTTCCTATTGCATTTACACATGACTTAGTAAACTGTCCGAAAGAATTTAGATTAAAATCTATTATTTTAAATATTATAGATAATATTTGTAATTTAAGAGAACCATTATCAGATAAAAATATTCATATTGCATTAGAAGATTTAGCATTATTTGATTTTGATATTGAACTATTTTTAACTTCAATAGATGAGATAAAAAATATTATTAAAAAAGATTATTAA
- a CDS encoding spermidine synthase yields the protein MKDSNVFAEMMVHISLCTHQEAKNVLIIGAVDEDIKKEANKHSKVSNIEYGDLSFVDTKEDKSIDVIIFTDIKLDLKSLANISRVLKNDAVITFATKAFSKDKDRLISDLKLVGDKFWIAVPFRFGHNTSIIASKKYHPTADINLQRADLLDDLEYYSAEIHMASFVFPAKEHKELTGIAKR from the coding sequence ATGAAAGATAGTAATGTTTTTGCTGAAATGATGGTACATATATCACTTTGTACACATCAAGAAGCTAAAAATGTTTTGATTATTGGGGCAGTTGATGAAGATATAAAAAAAGAGGCAAATAAACACTCTAAAGTTTCAAATATTGAGTATGGAGATTTGTCTTTTGTAGATACTAAAGAGGATAAATCAATCGATGTTATTATATTTACAGATATAAAACTTGATTTAAAAAGTTTAGCAAATATTTCAAGAGTTTTAAAAAATGATGCAGTTATTACTTTTGCTACAAAAGCTTTTTCAAAAGACAAAGATAGATTAATTTCTGATTTAAAACTTGTAGGAGATAAATTTTGGATAGCTGTGCCATTTAGATTTGGACATAACACTTCTATAATAGCTTCAAAAAAATATCATCCAACAGCTGATATAAACTTACAAAGAGCAGATTTATTAGATGATTTAGAGTATTACTCTGCTGAAATTCATATGGCATCTTTTGTATTTCCTGCAAAGGAACACAAAGAATTAACTGGTATAGCAAAAAGATAA
- the thiC gene encoding phosphomethylpyrimidine synthase ThiC — MRTWLDNHKNDTVRTQMYYAKQGIITPDMEYVAKIEKLEPELVRSEIARGRLIIPANINHKHLTPMAIGIASSCKINANIGSSALASDVSKEIEKVDVCLKYGADTIMDLSTGGDLDKIRRAVIEHSTVPIGTVPIYQILHDVKDKIEDLSIEKMLEVIEKQAQQGVSYFTIHAGFLLEFMPHIAKRKMGIVSRGGSLMAAWMMHYHRENPFYEAFDEILDICRKYDVSLSLGDSLRPGCLADASDEAQLRELKVLGELTLRAWEKDVQVMIEGPGHVPLNQIERNMKLEKEYCHEAPFYILGPLTTDIGAGYDHISSAIGAAVGGWHGASMLCYVTPKEHLGLPNAEDVRNGIIAYKIAAHSADIARGRKGARDIDDAMSDARYAFDWNKQFELALDPDRAKEFHDETLPQDVFKEAEFCSMCGPKFCSYKITQKIVKTHGEAIENMVG; from the coding sequence ATGAGAACTTGGTTAGATAATCACAAAAATGATACTGTACGAACTCAAATGTACTATGCAAAACAGGGAATTATAACACCTGATATGGAATATGTTGCAAAGATTGAAAAACTTGAACCAGAATTAGTAAGAAGTGAAATAGCAAGAGGAAGACTTATAATTCCAGCAAATATAAATCATAAACATTTAACTCCTATGGCGATAGGTATTGCATCATCTTGTAAGATAAATGCAAATATAGGAAGTTCAGCATTAGCAAGTGATGTAAGTAAAGAGATAGAAAAAGTTGATGTTTGCTTAAAATATGGAGCAGATACTATTATGGATTTAAGTACTGGTGGAGATTTAGATAAAATTAGAAGAGCTGTAATTGAACACTCAACAGTACCTATTGGAACAGTACCTATTTACCAAATCTTGCATGATGTAAAAGATAAAATAGAGGATTTAAGTATAGAAAAGATGCTTGAAGTTATAGAAAAACAAGCACAACAAGGTGTTTCATACTTTACAATTCATGCAGGATTTTTGCTAGAATTTATGCCTCATATTGCAAAAAGAAAAATGGGTATTGTAAGTAGAGGTGGTTCACTAATGGCTGCTTGGATGATGCACTATCATAGAGAAAATCCATTTTATGAAGCTTTTGATGAGATTTTAGATATTTGTAGGAAATATGATGTATCATTATCTTTAGGGGATAGTTTAAGACCTGGTTGTTTAGCTGATGCAAGTGATGAAGCACAATTAAGAGAGCTAAAAGTTCTTGGAGAATTAACTTTAAGAGCATGGGAAAAGGATGTTCAAGTTATGATAGAAGGTCCAGGACATGTACCTTTAAATCAAATTGAAAGAAATATGAAACTTGAAAAAGAGTATTGTCATGAAGCACCATTTTATATTTTAGGTCCACTTACAACTGATATTGGAGCTGGATATGATCATATAAGTAGTGCAATTGGAGCCGCAGTTGGTGGGTGGCATGGAGCAAGTATGCTTTGTTATGTTACTCCAAAAGAGCATTTAGGATTACCAAATGCAGAAGATGTAAGAAATGGAATTATTGCATATAAAATAGCTGCTCACAGTGCTGATATTGCTAGAGGTAGAAAAGGAGCTCGAGATATAGATGATGCTATGAGTGATGCTCGATACGCTTTTGATTGGAATAAACAATTTGAATTAGCTTTAGATCCTGATAGAGCAAAAGAGTTTCATGATGAGACTTTACCTCAAGATGTATTTAAAGAAGCGGAATTTTGTTCTATGTGTGGACCAAAGTTTTGTTCATATAAAATTACACAGAAAATTGTAAAAACACATGGAGAAGCAATAGAAAATATGGTAGGATAA
- a CDS encoding Mrp/NBP35 family ATP-binding protein: MNIEDIKKALENVKYPNFSKSIVEFGFVKDIKLDDKNCTILLDITSTSKEVEQELRENIFACLNSFGLNLILNFNKPKEQAQQSNSVSGKNIAPQIKKIVMVSSGKGGVGKSTTTVNLAVASAMQGKKVGILDADIYGPNIPRMMGVNGVEVEVVGNKAKPLNAYGVDVMSMGVLMKEGEAVIWRGAMIMKAIQQLLTDILWEELDILFIDMPPGTGDAQLTLAQSVPVSAGINVTTPQHVALDDSRRSLDMFQKLHIPVAGIVENMSGFICPNCNTESDIFGMGTCEDLAKEYNTQVLGNLPIEPAIRKGGDSGKPIVYFEPESITAKRYMMAADKLISILDNQDEVSNEAIQPIMPAGVSACSSEGQKIKAEHEAKKNNTGCGTGCGCH, translated from the coding sequence ATGAATATAGAAGATATTAAAAAAGCATTAGAAAACGTGAAATATCCTAATTTTTCGAAGTCAATTGTTGAATTTGGATTTGTAAAAGATATTAAGCTTGATGATAAAAATTGTACTATTTTATTAGATATTACATCAACTTCTAAAGAAGTTGAACAAGAATTAAGAGAAAATATTTTTGCCTGTTTGAATTCTTTTGGATTAAATTTAATATTAAATTTTAATAAACCAAAAGAACAAGCTCAACAAAGTAATAGTGTAAGTGGTAAAAATATTGCTCCTCAAATTAAAAAAATTGTTATGGTAAGTAGTGGAAAAGGTGGAGTTGGAAAATCAACTACAACTGTAAACTTAGCAGTAGCTAGTGCTATGCAAGGTAAAAAAGTTGGAATTTTAGATGCTGATATTTATGGACCAAACATTCCAAGAATGATGGGCGTAAATGGAGTTGAAGTTGAAGTTGTAGGGAATAAAGCAAAACCACTAAATGCTTATGGAGTTGATGTAATGTCAATGGGTGTTTTAATGAAAGAGGGTGAAGCTGTTATTTGGCGTGGTGCTATGATAATGAAAGCAATTCAGCAACTTTTAACAGATATATTATGGGAAGAGTTAGATATTTTATTTATTGATATGCCTCCAGGAACTGGTGATGCACAATTAACTTTAGCCCAAAGTGTACCTGTTAGTGCTGGAATAAATGTAACAACTCCTCAACATGTAGCTCTTGATGATAGTAGAAGAAGTTTAGATATGTTCCAAAAACTTCATATTCCTGTTGCTGGAATAGTTGAAAATATGAGTGGATTTATATGCCCAAATTGTAATACGGAAAGTGATATTTTTGGTATGGGAACTTGTGAAGATTTGGCAAAAGAGTATAATACACAAGTTTTAGGGAATCTTCCGATTGAACCAGCTATTAGAAAAGGTGGAGATAGTGGAAAACCTATTGTTTATTTTGAACCAGAATCAATTACTGCAAAAAGATATATGATGGCTGCTGATAAGCTAATTTCTATTTTAGATAATCAAGATGAGGTTTCAAATGAAGCTATACAACCTATTATGCCAGCTGGTGTAAGTGCATGTTCAAGTGAAGGGCAAAAAATAAAAGCTGAACATGAAGCTAAAAAAAATAATACAGGGTGTGGAACTGGTTGTGGTTGCCACTAA
- a CDS encoding DUF2116 family Zn-ribbon domain-containing protein → MTNSCQYCSKKIPISKVFCSPTCKENFFQKIAISVPKPFVKKLYFFCTKEEKEYEIKTFAQRHNWHEELVLEKVEELFQEYYKCG, encoded by the coding sequence ATGACAAATAGTTGTCAATACTGCTCTAAGAAAATACCAATTTCAAAGGTTTTCTGCTCTCCGACTTGCAAAGAAAACTTCTTTCAAAAGATTGCAATATCGGTACCAAAGCCTTTTGTGAAAAAATTGTACTTCTTTTGTACAAAAGAAGAAAAAGAGTATGAAATCAAAACATTTGCTCAAAGACATAATTGGCATGAAGAACTTGTACTTGAGAAAGTAGAAGAGTTATTTCAAGAGTATTATAAGTGTGGATAA
- the hisIE gene encoding bifunctional phosphoribosyl-AMP cyclohydrolase/phosphoribosyl-ATP diphosphatase HisIE, with translation MKELEIIDWKKMNNLIPVITQDEKTNEVLMLGYMNQEALELTLKTKYAHYFSRSKNRIWKKGESSNHTQKVIDIFVDCDNDTILLKVIQEGVACHTGRKSCFFTKLDTKEIVQNVKINTSSSYGVIDTLYHTIQSRKNDDIEKSYTAKLLKGSQNSMLKKIVEEAGELCFAIKDDNENEAIYEAADITYHILVALASKNISPDRVKQELARRFGISGIEEKNSRKV, from the coding sequence ATGAAAGAGCTTGAAATCATAGATTGGAAAAAGATGAATAATCTGATCCCTGTTATTACACAAGATGAAAAAACGAATGAAGTTTTAATGCTAGGATATATGAATCAAGAAGCATTAGAATTAACTTTAAAAACAAAGTATGCACACTATTTTAGTAGAAGTAAAAATAGAATTTGGAAAAAAGGTGAAAGCTCAAATCATACTCAAAAAGTTATTGATATTTTTGTAGATTGTGATAATGACACTATTTTATTAAAAGTTATTCAAGAAGGAGTTGCTTGCCATACAGGAAGAAAATCTTGTTTCTTTACAAAACTTGATACAAAGGAGATAGTTCAAAATGTTAAAATTAATACTTCTTCTAGCTATGGAGTTATTGATACTTTATATCATACAATCCAAAGTAGAAAAAATGATGATATAGAAAAATCATATACAGCAAAACTTTTAAAAGGTTCACAAAATTCTATGCTAAAAAAGATAGTTGAAGAAGCAGGAGAATTATGTTTTGCAATAAAAGATGATAATGAAAATGAAGCCATATATGAAGCAGCTGATATTACATATCATATTTTAGTTGCACTTGCTAGTAAAAACATAAGCCCTGATAGAGTAAAACAAGAGTTAGCTAGAAGATTTGGAATTTCTGGAATAGAAGAGAAAAATTCAAGAAAAGTTTAA
- a CDS encoding SPFH domain-containing protein, whose product MPIDNDYFKNRQQQNNNKGGNGGGGNFQPPFETPEFFKNFGKKAGMLYLVIIIIGALFLFKPFVIIESGQVGIKATTGKYDKEPLNPGFHFYIPVIQKVIVVDTKVRLLTYMNSQNIGSFDQSIKNNPAINVLDSRGLPISIELTVQYNIIADGVPQTIATWGPSWEDKIVNQVVGEVARSVLGGYNAEVLPMKRNDVAESLDRLIKEKVTERSKQAVIVESVQLKEIVLPEKIKEQIEKVQIANQEAERVRYEVQRAKQEAEKRAALATGEAEARRIEAQGRADAVTIEAKAQAEANKEIAQSLTQNLLQMQQIEVQGKFNEALRENKDAKIFLTPGGATPNIWVDTKDKSRDTVVNQK is encoded by the coding sequence ATGCCAATAGACAACGACTATTTTAAAAACAGGCAACAACAGAATAATAATAAAGGTGGAAATGGTGGAGGTGGAAACTTTCAACCACCTTTCGAAACTCCAGAGTTTTTTAAAAACTTTGGTAAAAAAGCAGGTATGCTTTACCTTGTTATTATCATAATTGGAGCCTTATTTTTATTTAAGCCTTTTGTTATTATTGAATCAGGGCAAGTTGGTATTAAAGCAACAACAGGAAAATATGATAAAGAACCTTTAAATCCAGGTTTTCACTTTTATATTCCTGTAATTCAAAAAGTTATTGTAGTTGATACAAAAGTTAGACTTTTAACATATATGAATAGTCAAAATATAGGTTCTTTTGACCAAAGTATCAAAAATAATCCTGCTATTAATGTTCTGGATTCAAGAGGTTTACCAATTTCAATTGAATTAACTGTTCAATACAATATTATTGCAGATGGTGTTCCTCAAACTATTGCAACTTGGGGACCATCTTGGGAAGATAAAATTGTAAATCAAGTTGTTGGAGAAGTTGCAAGAAGTGTTCTTGGAGGATACAATGCAGAAGTTCTACCAATGAAAAGAAATGATGTTGCTGAAAGTCTTGATAGATTAATTAAAGAAAAAGTAACAGAAAGATCAAAACAAGCAGTTATTGTTGAATCTGTACAATTAAAAGAAATTGTATTACCAGAAAAAATTAAAGAGCAAATAGAAAAAGTACAAATAGCAAATCAAGAAGCTGAGAGAGTTAGATACGAAGTACAAAGAGCAAAACAAGAAGCTGAAAAAAGAGCTGCTTTAGCAACAGGAGAAGCAGAAGCTAGAAGAATTGAAGCTCAAGGTAGAGCTGATGCTGTTACTATTGAAGCAAAAGCACAAGCTGAAGCTAATAAAGAAATAGCACAATCTTTAACTCAAAATTTACTTCAAATGCAACAAATTGAAGTTCAAGGTAAATTTAATGAAGCTTTAAGAGAAAATAAAGATGCAAAGATTTTCTTAACTCCAGGTGGAGCAACTCCAAATATTTGGGTTGATACAAAAGATAAATCACGAGATACAGTAGTAAATCAAAAATAA
- a CDS encoding branched-chain amino acid transaminase encodes MTEAKYIWMDGEFTPWNDAKVHVLSHTLHYGNGAIEGTKAYKTVDGRCAIFKLTEHTQRLLNSSKMTLMSVPFSLEELNKAQVELLQKNDLTNGAYLRPLVYLGYGVMGLYHKDAPVKVSISAWEWGAYLGEEGLKKGVRVKISSFTRTPNTSGMGKAKAVANYLNSQMAKYEAVEAGYDEALLRDDQGYIAEASGACFFIVKDGKLITPPNDNSLESITQATAIELANDLGIEVVRRRITREEIYVADEAFFTGTAAEITPIREVDARVIGCGSRGPITEKIQSAYFDVVTGKNPKYTKYLTYIN; translated from the coding sequence ATGACTGAAGCAAAATATATTTGGATGGATGGAGAGTTTACTCCTTGGAATGATGCGAAAGTTCACGTTTTAAGTCACACTTTACATTATGGAAATGGTGCAATAGAAGGAACAAAAGCATATAAAACAGTTGATGGAAGATGTGCAATTTTTAAATTAACTGAACATACACAAAGACTTTTAAATTCATCAAAAATGACTTTAATGAGTGTTCCATTTTCACTTGAAGAATTAAATAAAGCTCAAGTTGAGCTTTTACAAAAAAATGACCTTACAAATGGTGCTTATTTAAGACCTTTAGTTTATTTAGGTTATGGAGTTATGGGACTTTATCATAAAGATGCCCCTGTAAAAGTGAGTATTTCTGCTTGGGAATGGGGAGCATATCTAGGAGAAGAAGGTCTAAAAAAAGGGGTAAGAGTTAAAATATCTTCATTTACAAGAACTCCTAATACTTCTGGTATGGGAAAAGCAAAAGCTGTTGCAAATTACTTAAACTCTCAAATGGCAAAATATGAAGCTGTTGAAGCTGGATATGATGAAGCACTTTTAAGAGATGATCAAGGATATATAGCAGAAGCTAGTGGGGCTTGTTTCTTTATAGTTAAAGATGGAAAACTTATAACTCCACCAAATGACAACTCTTTAGAATCAATTACTCAAGCAACTGCAATAGAATTAGCAAATGATTTAGGAATAGAAGTTGTAAGAAGAAGAATTACAAGAGAAGAAATTTACGTAGCTGATGAAGCATTTTTTACAGGGACTGCGGCAGAAATTACTCCGATTAGAGAAGTTGATGCAAGAGTTATAGGTTGTGGTTCAAGAGGACCAATTACAGAAAAAATCCAATCTGCATATTTTGATGTAGTTACTGGTAAAAACCCAAAATATACAAAGTATTTAACATATATTAACTAA